The nucleotide sequence CTTAAACATATATCATACAGTGTTTAGTGAAGGGGATTTGTTTCTGTACCTAAAAGTactcattttatattttgggCAGGTTTGGGCACACGTCAACCATAATTTATTCTGTATTATGTGGTGctgaataaacataaatgtatttgaaacgtcatttctgcttgaaaagGCCTTTCTGCTGAGATGAAACACAGGAAGTGCGATTTGTTAGCGTCACTTTCCTGCAGTGTGAGAATGACGTTTTGACAACTTTCAGGCGAAGGCACATACACAAATGCCTAAATGATACACTGCTCACTTAACATTGGCTTCTCCTGTTCATATAGATGAAATAtgacaacatgtttgtttgttgttgcagGTCTGATCAGAGGTGTTACATTATGGCTCAAGGCTGCCTCAAGTGTTTAAAGTACACCATGTGTATCGCCaatttcctttgttttgtgaGTATAATCATCCAACAGGTTGTTTTGAAATTGTCAGGgggtaaatggtaaatggacttgtacttttCTAGTCTGactgaccactcaaagcgctttacactacatgtcaccttcactcattcacacacacattcatacagcacaaattctatacatgtacatgtaagtGCTCTCTTTTATTGAGTGTGTGAACACTAGCAAAGCCTCAGAAAAGACTGAAGTAATACCTAAAAGGGCTGGATATATGGTTTAAACGTCCAGATTCTGCCACTATATGTGGTAATGGTACAAATTCAAATATGACAGAACCTACTGAAAAagtcagtggtggaggaagctTTTAGATTTTGTATCTTGAATGTACTTTAAGTATCAAACATAACAGTATTCATTATGAAGAACAACTAATTCTGTCAGTGTTATATTATTGTCTACATGTTATATAATTGAATTAATATTGTAATGCATTCATGTGTAGATTGTTATAACTTGTTAACTTAAACTTACTATACTGCTGTGTAGATTAACCTATTGCAAAGCGTCCTATTTTATACACTTATGTTTTGTTAATGACTTCTTTTGCAAAATAACTATAgctatctatatctatatctgtGAGGTAGAAGTACTTGATTAAATGTGTTATTAGACcaccaatgaaaaaaaaaaagcccttgagcaaggcactaatTACTCCAGTGGTGCTGCTCAGTGAAGACACTGTTGAATGAATGTTTCTGCAATTATGTAATCAGGTAATTAAGGTGTATGAACCTAACTGTGGAGTACATTCTCTCCTGTCAGATGTGTGGTGTGGCAGTACTGGGCTTTGGTGTGTTCATGATGGTGAATGTCAGGGTGGAGGCACTCACTCCTACCTTGGCCAGTTTCAGTGTGGCCAACATGCTGCTGATCAGCGGCATTATAATCACCTGTGTGTCCTTCCTGGGATTCCTGGGTGCTCTGAAGGAGAACCGCTGTCTCCTCCTGAcggtacaacacacacagcaccccTGAGTGACAACAGCAAGCAAAGTGGATTTAACATATAGACTTGAATAGACCATATATGAGGTTTAATTAAGTGGTGTAAGAGACAATACAcccccaaaaaaaaatctatttaaacACTCCCTGCTGTTTCATAAGCATTTGTAATTTTCCTCACACATTGGTTATAGTCACAAATAATTTTACCACCACTATACCagggtgtttaaaaaaaaaaaaaactgtttgagCCTTGCTTCAAAATCCTGTGTGAATTGAAACCAGAAGACAGAAATATTTGACACATTACAACACACTTCACATATGTtgataaaacatgattaattCCTTAACAGATAATTTAGGTTTATTATAACTTGGgtcatattttcacagttttaccATATTTTCTATCCTGACTCACAACAGTCAGATGGTCAGACATGTTGTAAACAAAGCAACAGTTAAGCCAGGGGatctaaaccactttattcAAGTGAGTGCTCCTGAAATATCAGGAACAATCTCTCATTGCACAGGAAACCTCAGCCCTCTTGTGACCTTGTATGTTACTCTGTGATAACCATaacattttgtaaacattcatagCTCCCAGAAGATGAATATGATTACAAACTAGGCTTAGCCATGCttttacaaacaaacagagcttaAGTTAGTTTACTCTGAACAAGCTAATGTTGTATATCTtagcaacatttttaaagtaacttAATTAATACTAAGTGATAATTACTAAGAAGAAAATAAGACCCAAGCTGCAATAAATCtgaattttcctttaatttttgtCAATATAATGTGGTGCAGTCATATATTTTGATGCATCTGAAAGAGTACAAATACATAGACTGTTGAAATATaatctgttgacagtttttcctgctgctgttcttcCTGATGTTGGTGGAGCTCACTGCAGCATGTTTGCTACTCATGTTCGAGGGAGAGGTAGAGTTACATCCATCAGTACTCACACTGTGTGTTATGCttataaaataaacacatacaggcTATGTGTAATTTCACTACTGATAATCTTTAGATTGCTACACTGGTGAAAGATGATCTCAACAAAGGTTTGACTAAAGCCAAAAGCGGAAATTCAACTAAGGAGATGAATGACTGGAATCTGATTCAGACCAAGGTAACTGTGTCAGAGCAGAGATATGTTGACAGCTTACATAGAGACACAAATGTGCAAAATTACTGAGAACTACAGTGTGTGATCTCAGTCTGCTGAgatattcattattttctctgaatgatttgttttagtttgactGCTGTGGAGTCGACAATGTGACAGACTGGGGAGACAAAGTGCCTGAGTCTTGCTGCAAGGAAATATGTAACGCCTCTGATCCCAAATACAGGGAAAAGGTAAGTCATAGTCTTATTATTACATGTGACTGTTGGTTGCATTTCATCCCAAATTTATATTCTCTGTTTGCAGGGCTGTTTGGTAAAATTGAAGACCATGTTTGAGGAAAATTTCCTAACTACTGGGATTTCTGTCATCGTCCTCTGCATTATTGAGGTAAACTGATAGTGGAgctattaaaaatatttatgaaatgtaAACATCAAAGTGCTGGGAAAGCAGTTTCTGTTAACTTCTCTATTCAAAATCTAAGCATAAGAACTGTGCTTTGGGATACTGCAAAGTGAACTTCTGGCACAGGAGGTCTGCTGATCAAAAGTGATCTTAGAAAATGAAATGCTCACTTTGATATGCAAGTATTTATAAAAGGCTAGAAAAAATAGAAGCCCAGCGTGGCCATGTTTGGTCATACTCATTTCAGGCACACTTATTTGTGAAAACAACTcagctttctttcttcttttttaggTCATTGTTTGGTTTCTGGCTGATGGTCTAATCAGTTGTGTTAACAGCATTAGAATGTGGCAAATTTCAGCAGAAAAAGCTCTAATAAATCTGTTCTACATTACTTATCTAGCACCAACTGCACTGCTTAACTTCTAGTGACCATTCTGGAGTATTTAGCTGCACAAGACCCAAACaagactccaaatgaatgctaatgctgttctgtgtctgttggATGTTTATATAGGCAAATGTTCACTAACAGTTTCACCTTGGCTGTGTCCAAAATCTCTTGTTGATGACTTCACTACTAATCTAATAGACTCAATGGTTTATTGTGATATgagatacattttaattttggaAATGCATTATCATCATTTGTGCAGTGCACCATGACTATGTTTTCTGCATTGTTTATTTGTTAGCATTCTGTTAGCAGAAAGTATTCTACATGCTATGGATTTTTTTATTCCATTGTGGGGATTTCTGAGGCAAAtgtaaaaactgacaaatttCACACTTTTGAACACTTATAtaaatgtcagtaaatgtaGCATAGCTGATATGTTAATGTTATATTTTCAGCTTGTTGTGTTGCAGCCAAAAAACCTTCCCGAGTTTCAAAGACTTTCAACCGAAACTCTTAAGTCAAAaatcttttaatcaacaaattatTTTGTCATCTTGAAATGACCCTGAGCAACAATTACACACATGGACCTTATAGCTGTTGTTTGACAAACTTTGTGATTCAGAATCCAGAAAAGTGCCACAAATATAGTTTTTGAGATTTTTACATATAATAAAACAACCACAGTATCTGTTCATGTAGAAACAAACACCAGGCAACAAATTTGTCTATCAATTTTAAAACTTAACTTTTCTTTCCTGATACAGGTTTTGGGAATGTGTTTCGCCATGACGCTCTTCTGCCACATCAGTAGATCTGGACTGGGCTACAAGTTATAGACTAGTGATAGTCAAATGGTGTCCTGTGGGCCAAATTAGGTTCTCCAACAAAATATTTGGCTGCCCAATGAAAGTGGAAATTTTATATAGAATATTCAATACATATGTacaatgctaaaaaaaaaaaaaaaaaattgacatttGAGGTTTCATCTCCATTGTGCCTGTAGAACTATGTGAGCCCTCAGTTGAACAGTATTGAAAATACAGGCCCACAGCTAAACCTGATTGATGACCTGTTACAAGCCACTCTTAAACATATACCCTTTATCTTTGTATTATTGAGTTAATCATTGTACACTTTTTGTCCTAGGAAAAGACTAGGAAAGACTTTTGTGATTAGAAATTTATTTTATAATCACAGCACTGACCTCTACAATTTTTTAAACCATGATCACATTTTACTCTAAAAATACTTCATATGTGGCACTGGCTACCTGTTATAATGAGATCAAGCTATGTAAAATGCAATTTCATTATGAGCTGTGTGAAACGAAAGCAGTTTTGTATGGCTTACTTGTTGCCAAGTTTCTCCTTTTATGTCTATACTTTAAAGAGAACAAACCAtcttttctgtaaaaacaactCATTCTTCCACAAACTTTTCAACGGCAACTTTTGGAAATCTGgtaatatacaaataaagtgTTGTTTATAGAATTAAAATGGCACTGAATCCTCCATCTTGATTATGTGTTCTCAGATGATCAGCATTTCCTGTCTTTAGCTAGCAGTTCAGTGATCTGTGGTGGAGCCATAAATGTAACCACTTCCTCTTTTGACCCTGTTCAACCATCAGTTGGTTCCTCTAAAAACTCAGTCTGACAGCGGTGTTTTTCTAAATGTCATTATTTAAGAAGGTCTGAAAAGTGTTATGTGTTAACTCACTTGATATATTAAGACTTTCAATTACAAGAAAAAGTCCCTCATAAAAAAATAGTTTCCATCAAGAAACAGTCTAATATAAG is from Lates calcarifer isolate ASB-BC8 linkage group LG13, TLL_Latcal_v3, whole genome shotgun sequence and encodes:
- the zgc:64051 gene encoding leukocyte surface antigen CD53; translated protein: MAQGCLKCLKYTMCIANFLCFMCGVAVLGFGVFMMVNVRVEALTPTLASFSVANMLLISGIIITCVSFLGFLGALKENRCLLLTFFLLLFFLMLVELTAACLLLMFEGEIATLVKDDLNKGLTKAKSGNSTKEMNDWNLIQTKFDCCGVDNVTDWGDKVPESCCKEICNASDPKYREKGCLVKLKTMFEENFLTTGISVIVLCIIEVLGMCFAMTLFCHISRSGLGYKL